A window of Argopecten irradians isolate NY chromosome 1, Ai_NY, whole genome shotgun sequence contains these coding sequences:
- the LOC138325855 gene encoding protein eva-1-like isoform X2, with the protein MICGPSESVMEWIYTKCHVVLWYFILILVLLDRCQNQRKCFVVASTDTFRQDPCPRTSKYLKVSYKCNPDNFTNETVCQGDQLTITCQKSKRIVIYSALFGRTSQDSTKCAVGTSSAYADCRSRSAVQEIMSRCHGRKRCAVEAEEYVFGNPCPPGIPKYLNVVYTCVPKRILKENSRHHHKKKKKKKKPSTDVINIDIADSHIPSDLTTTSTQSSVQNSVTKAPDIFPADDAKQPVRKGDLTVDEGNNSKEKAEDGDVPNTTVQCNNHTVRVPGAVVPSTSMERAASGMVVDWFNTFYFLRENHEKAILYLVLGVCFGIISLLIIVVIKLMINNRRKKRVKLDITDPTHANVLPPPNHLETPTLSRADSIDRIEIVRFEPRSTLRRDRDATLRRDFESHIPLRTDFDAEDTLRSDPGERTLNNYYG; encoded by the exons ATGATATGTGGTCCTAGCGAGAGTGTCATGGAGTGGATTTATACTAAGTGTCATGTAGTATTGTGGTATTTCATTCTAATTCTG GTGTTGTTGGATCGCTGTCAGAACCAGCGTAAATGTTTTGTGGTGGCCAGTACTGACACATTCCGACAGGACCCCTGTCCTCGAACGTCCAAGTACCTCAAAGTTTCCTACAAATGTAACCCTG ATAACTTCACTAATGAGACTGTTTGTCAGGGAGACCAGCTTACCATTACTTGCCAGAAATCCAAAAGAATTGTAATATACTCTGCGTTATTTGGACGCACATCCCAAGACAGTACAAAATGTGCGGTAGGCACGAGTTCAGCATATGCAG ATTGCCGATCTCGATCTGCTGTACAAGAAATTATGTCCCGTTGTCATGGTCGCAAGCGCTGTGCTGTTGAAGCAGAGGAGTATGTGTTTGGTAACCCATGTCCTCCAGGAATTCCGAAATACCTCAATGTTGTATATACATGTG TTCCTAAacgaattttaaaagaaaacagtCGACATCACCacaagaagaagaaaaagaagaagaagccGTCCACCGACGTGATTAACATTGACATCGCAGACAGCCACATTCCAAGTGATCTGACAACCACATCCACACAATCCTCTGTACAGAATTCTGTCACCAAGGCACCGGACATATTCCCCGCAG ATGATGCGAAACAGCCCGTCAGGAAAGGTGACCTAACTGTTGACGAGGGAAACAACTCGAAAGAAAAGGCCGAGGACGGTGACGTCCCTAACACTACAGTGCAATGTAATAACCACACAGTAAGAGTACCGGGAGCTGTAGTTCCCTCCACAAGTATGGAGCGGGCAGCCAGTGGTATGGTGGTGGACTGGTTCAACACCTTCTATTTCTTAAGGG AGAACCATGAGAAAGCCATTCTGTATCTAGTCCTTGGGGTTTGTTTCGGGATTATCTCTCTCCTCATCATAGTTGTGATCAAGTTAATGATAAACAATCGACGTAAAAAGAGGGTGAAATTGGACATTACGGACCCAACTCATGCTAATGTGTTACCTCCTCCAAATCACTTAGAGACTCCTACCCTGTCCAGGGCAGATTCCATCGACAGGATCGAGATCGTAAGGTTTGAACCACGATCCACACTTCGAAGGGACAGAGACGCTACACTTCGGCGAGACTTTGAGTCACACATTCCTCTAAGAACAGACTTTGATGCAGAGGATACTTTACGGAGTGATCCAGGGGAGAGAACCTTGAATAATTACTATGGTTGA
- the LOC138325855 gene encoding protein eva-1-like isoform X1, translating into MFWRGTLFLLTCIIIPWYGVESSGYLTSTLFTFENSACDGEKLHLSCPASTMITIQSAEYGRKVPSYQMCPGNDQAEDSTALGGNLGEQLWYHQEDTNCLATTSFRVLLDRCQNQRKCFVVASTDTFRQDPCPRTSKYLKVSYKCNPDNFTNETVCQGDQLTITCQKSKRIVIYSALFGRTSQDSTKCAVGTSSAYADCRSRSAVQEIMSRCHGRKRCAVEAEEYVFGNPCPPGIPKYLNVVYTCVPKRILKENSRHHHKKKKKKKKPSTDVINIDIADSHIPSDLTTTSTQSSVQNSVTKAPDIFPADDAKQPVRKGDLTVDEGNNSKEKAEDGDVPNTTVQCNNHTVRVPGAVVPSTSMERAASGMVVDWFNTFYFLRENHEKAILYLVLGVCFGIISLLIIVVIKLMINNRRKKRVKLDITDPTHANVLPPPNHLETPTLSRADSIDRIEIVRFEPRSTLRRDRDATLRRDFESHIPLRTDFDAEDTLRSDPGERTLNNYYG; encoded by the exons GCTATTTGACCAGCACACTCTTTACATTTGAGAATTCTGCTTGTGATGGGGAAAAGTTACACCTCAGTTGTCCGGCCAGCACGATGATCACAATCCAGTCTGCTGAATATGGCCGCAAAGTCCCTAGTTACCAGATGTGTCCCGGAAACGACCAGGCAGAGGACTCGACTGCCCTAGGCGGCAATCTCGGGGAACAGTTGTGGTACCACCAGGAAGACACAAACTGCCTAGCCACCACATCCTTTAGG GTGTTGTTGGATCGCTGTCAGAACCAGCGTAAATGTTTTGTGGTGGCCAGTACTGACACATTCCGACAGGACCCCTGTCCTCGAACGTCCAAGTACCTCAAAGTTTCCTACAAATGTAACCCTG ATAACTTCACTAATGAGACTGTTTGTCAGGGAGACCAGCTTACCATTACTTGCCAGAAATCCAAAAGAATTGTAATATACTCTGCGTTATTTGGACGCACATCCCAAGACAGTACAAAATGTGCGGTAGGCACGAGTTCAGCATATGCAG ATTGCCGATCTCGATCTGCTGTACAAGAAATTATGTCCCGTTGTCATGGTCGCAAGCGCTGTGCTGTTGAAGCAGAGGAGTATGTGTTTGGTAACCCATGTCCTCCAGGAATTCCGAAATACCTCAATGTTGTATATACATGTG TTCCTAAacgaattttaaaagaaaacagtCGACATCACCacaagaagaagaaaaagaagaagaagccGTCCACCGACGTGATTAACATTGACATCGCAGACAGCCACATTCCAAGTGATCTGACAACCACATCCACACAATCCTCTGTACAGAATTCTGTCACCAAGGCACCGGACATATTCCCCGCAG ATGATGCGAAACAGCCCGTCAGGAAAGGTGACCTAACTGTTGACGAGGGAAACAACTCGAAAGAAAAGGCCGAGGACGGTGACGTCCCTAACACTACAGTGCAATGTAATAACCACACAGTAAGAGTACCGGGAGCTGTAGTTCCCTCCACAAGTATGGAGCGGGCAGCCAGTGGTATGGTGGTGGACTGGTTCAACACCTTCTATTTCTTAAGGG AGAACCATGAGAAAGCCATTCTGTATCTAGTCCTTGGGGTTTGTTTCGGGATTATCTCTCTCCTCATCATAGTTGTGATCAAGTTAATGATAAACAATCGACGTAAAAAGAGGGTGAAATTGGACATTACGGACCCAACTCATGCTAATGTGTTACCTCCTCCAAATCACTTAGAGACTCCTACCCTGTCCAGGGCAGATTCCATCGACAGGATCGAGATCGTAAGGTTTGAACCACGATCCACACTTCGAAGGGACAGAGACGCTACACTTCGGCGAGACTTTGAGTCACACATTCCTCTAAGAACAGACTTTGATGCAGAGGATACTTTACGGAGTGATCCAGGGGAGAGAACCTTGAATAATTACTATGGTTGA